Genomic window (Kwoniella dendrophila CBS 6074 chromosome 1, complete sequence):
TTAATGATATCGAAAGCATATCTAGACATATCTACGTATTATTGAATTCACATCGTCTATACCCCGCATTCTAAATACACGATCTAACGCTCTCTAATCCTCATCTCGATATGAGTTTACttattcttcatcattccaGAATTGAACTTCTGGATAACCAGGTTGagaattttcaattttaattttATCATAATTTCCATCAGGGTTCTTtgataataaatctaaagcttcttcagttgaaATTACATCAACATTTGtgaatttagctgaagatttGATATATGGAATTAAGATTTTTAAAGTTTCTAATTCATTAAATGGTAATGTTCTATTAAAtgctgattcaccttctgcTAATACTTGTTTCTATAAGTCGAAATTTTCAAAAAAATATATTAGCAATATCCTTATAAAatagatcatcaagataGCAATATGTGTTTCATAAGAAAGGTGTTcaaaacttaccttgattTGTTGTGCAAATGGCATAactcttttatcttttaataaACCAGattcttgtaattttgattttaaaattgaatcatcaacatttttaCCATTATAAGATTGTTTAACTAAATCTATAGATTTTTCTTGCCATTCAGGGAATTTTGATGAAACGTAAATTCGagtttgttttgattttgttgaatcatatgttgttgttgatttacctttacctttttttttacctaattgtGATTCTAATGATCTTAATTTATCTACGACTTGTTTCATatattcattttgttttaATCTACCTTGATCAATCTTTTCACTTGAAATTTCAGGATATTTAGCTTGTTGAATATTGGTagtttcacctaaaacattcTTCCAAATATGTTCTGAATAATGTGGTGTAAATGGTGTTATTAACAAAGTATTATTTCTAATCCATTCAAATACTAAATCTTTATGCATTCCTTGTCCACCGTTTGATGGATCACTAATTAATCTATACCAATTTCTAGCATTTTCGAAATCGTATAAACCTGCTTTAAGTGCTGATTTGAATTCCATACTGCGTCAAAAAAATAAATCAGTAAAATTCCTGTGTGATCAATCAGTGTCTACTTCCACTTACGCGTCGAAGGCATTATAAGCTTCTTGAATCAAAGCATCCATCTCAGTTTGGAAACCTCTATCAAAGTCGTTGAGTTCTCCAGTTCTTAGAGTAGATTCTATAGATTTCATTTCTTCGGCCCAGAGACAAGCAGTGTGTAATCTGAGAATAGCAGCGTTGGCTACGGTTTCTTCGAAGCTGTCAatgggtatatatatcagcttatgaaCTGTTTCATATGTTACTGATGAGTCAACGTCAACTCACTTGGCATCGGTAATATCATCTCCTGCATCAGCAAGAGTTAATCTAGCAGCATCTGCACCGTATTTCTTGGTAGCTTCTTTCATGGTTAAGAAATTACCTGTtgattttgacatttttttaccatttaacATCAAATGACCATTTGTTCTAACAGCTCTCGGCCAATGTTTTTCAGGGAATAAAGCAGCATGAATATAAATCCAGAATGTTAAATGATTTGGAATTAAATCTTTGCCTGATGATCTAATATCTAAAGGATAGAAATAAGAGAAGTGATATTTAAGTTGAGCggctttttcagcttcaacaggtgaattttcaggtaaagaaccTGATCCTAATACATATTCCCATACTTCATCAGTCATTTGTTCAGGTTTTATACCTAATGGTCCAGGATTTTTACCGAACATATCTTCATGTAATAAGTTTGCTATTGTATAATATGACATATAAATGGTTGAATCGGATAATGACTCAACAAGCCATACTGGATCCCAAGGTAATTTTGAACCTAATCCATATGATCTTGCACATGCCCATTTGTTAAGCCAGTTGAGAACAGCTTCGAAACCATTTCGAGTTTCAGTTTGATATGTGTTCATTTGCTCGAGAAGTCTAGACAGGATCATTATGTCAGTTGCAATTGGTGCACGACAGAATTTACCGACTTACTTGAAAGCAGAAGCTTTCCAACTATCTTCTCCATAATCAAGGTACCATTGATCTACAAGAGCGACAACACAAACATCTGCTGATCGTGAGATGACTTCACTTTCAGGTTCAGCATAAGGTGTGGCGAGACCAGCTTCAATCATTTGTTGTCTgactttaggtttagcttcagctacaGGTTCACCTTTGAAATCACCAACAACCATAACACCATTGTAGAAACCTTCTTTGTAGGTAAGATCTTTAGCTTCGGCAAGCTTCTCTTTGTCTCTTTGAGAGTTGATTTTAAGTTCTTGACAAAGGAATTCAGCAGCCATATCACCGTATTTAGGGGTTTTGAGTACAGGAATAGGATCAACAGCAGCCCATTCAGGTTTGATTTTGTACATCTCAGCTTTCTTTCTAAGATCCATAAGTGTTCGATAATCATCTGGCGAATCGGATGGAACTGAAGTGACAACACCGGTACCCTAGTAAGTAATATAAGCTATAATATACCAGGTACTGGATGTGAGAGGTGAGAGCTTACCTTGGTAGCGAGGACACCTTCCATAGGAAGAACGTAAACCTCTTTGACAAGACCAAATGGAGGGGCAACTTTTGTACCGAGTAATTCTGATCCAGTAACATCGGCAACTTTGACTACTCGtccactttcaccttcaaatgtACCTTGATAAGCCATATTTCTTGCTGCTCGTTCGGTAATGAGGAAAAGTTCGTTATGAGCTGATTCGAAAAGACCGTATTTGAGGTTTGGTCCAACGAAACAATTGGTTTGACCGTACCTGCAAACAACGAGTTAGCTTTACCAAGACAGCAAGTTTGCAGCTAAACTTACATGGTCTCAGGTCTAAGGGTAGCGGCAACCATCCATACTTTCTTTCCGCCTACAGCTTGTTTAACTTCACTTGATACTTCAGGTCCCCATTCGGTAACTTCCATCTTTACTGCAGTGTATTCTTGTGGGTTCACAGCTTCACCTGATTGACGATCGTGATCCATACATGGTTGACCATCTTTAGGAGAGTAGATAGTATATCGTTTACCGAATTTCACTTTACCTTGTTGGTAGAGTTTGTTCATTTGCCATCGAACGAAAGAATCGTAGTAAGGGTTGGCGTCGGCTGTAAAGAGGAATTTGATTAGTCTGACTTTCTATTTGTAATTGTATTTTATGCATGATCCCGATTACATATGGGATTATGAGTTTTCAAAAAGAGAAACTTCATCTTACTAGTTAAGAATTGTCTTCTCCAATCTACTCTTGCACCTATACcagataaatcttcttttgctATTGGCGGGAAATAATTTAACCAATAATAAGGATCTGCGAATTTctttaattcttctcttggtaCACCAATTAATTCTAAAATTTGGAATTGATATGTCAATCCAGTTGATTTTGCGttcaatttaccttttttaccttttgatggaTCAGTTGATTCTAATGATTTTGCAGGtaatgctgttgttgtaggtacaggtataactggtttttcatcttcgtcGGCTGCTTCTTCAGAATATCCAGAAAAATCTTCTCCGAacatttccatttctcttATAAGTTTATCTGAAGCAGCCTATGTCagtgtagaagaagaacaggtaATCAATTTACTGCCAGGTTATATTTGTTGGTATATCTATCTGTattcaaactcaccttgattgGCATACCTGTAGCATGATAACCAACAGGGAAAAGAACATTTTTACCTCTCATTCTTTCGAAACCAGcagcaaattcaattttactAATTGTGAAAGCATGACCTAAATGTAATGAACCATTCATATATGCATATGGGAATGTACCAAACCATTTTGGATATtttttttgtaattcttcaattgattgtCCAGATTCAAAAAAatcttgatatgattttatgccttcaggtaaaggtggtggattGGTTTCAAATGATTTTGTTTCT
Coding sequences:
- a CDS encoding leucine-tRNA ligase, whose amino-acid sequence is MAATVNHDAKAGSVVVMEKTDKRDYLIALESSAQDSWKETKSFETNPPPLPEGIKSYQDFFESGQSIEELQKKYPKWFGTFPYAYMNGSLHLGHAFTISKIEFAAGFERMRGKNVLFPVGYHATGMPIKAASDKLIREMEMFGEDFSGYSEEAADEDEKPVIPVPTTTALPAKSLESTDPSKGKKGKLNAKSTGLTYQFQILELIGVPREELKKFADPYYWLNYFPPIAKEDLSGIGARVDWRRQFLTTDANPYYDSFVRWQMNKLYQQGKVKFGKRYTIYSPKDGQPCMDHDRQSGEAVNPQEYTAVKMEVTEWGPEVSSEVKQAVGGKKVWMVAATLRPETMYGQTNCFVGPNLKYGLFESAHNELFLITERAARNMAYQGTFEGESGRVVKVADVTGSELLGTKVAPPFGLVKEVYVLPMEGVLATKGTGVVTSVPSDSPDDYRTLMDLRKKAEMYKIKPEWAAVDPIPVLKTPKYGDMAAEFLCQELKINSQRDKEKLAEAKDLTYKEGFYNGVMVVGDFKGEPVAEAKPKVRQQMIEAGLATPYAEPESEVISRSADVCVVALVDQWYLDYGEDSWKASAFKLLEQMNTYQTETRNGFEAVLNWLNKWACARSYGLGSKLPWDPVWLVESLSDSTIYMSYYTIANLLHEDMFGKNPGPLGIKPEQMTDEVWEYVLGSGSLPENSPVEAEKAAQLKYHFSYFYPLDIRSSGKDLIPNHLTFWIYIHAALFPEKHWPRAVRTNGHLMLNGKKMSKSTGNFLTMKEATKKYGADAARLTLADAGDDITDANFEETVANAAILRLHTACLWAEEMKSIESTLRTGELNDFDRGFQTEMDALIQEAYNAFDAMEFKSALKAGLYDFENARNWYRLISDPSNGGQGMHKDLVFEWIRNNTLLITPFTPHYSEHIWKNVLGETTNIQQAKYPEISSEKIDQGRLKQNEYMKQVVDKLRSLESQLGKKKGKGKSTTTYDSTKSKQTRIYVSSKFPEWQEKSIDLVKQSYNGKNVDDSILKSKLQESGLLKDKRVMPFAQQIKKQVLAEGESAFNRTLPFNELETLKILIPYIKSSAKFTNVDVISTEEALDLLSKNPDGNYDKIKIENSQPGYPEVQFWNDEE